One segment of Desulfofundulus luciae DNA contains the following:
- the mazF gene encoding endoribonuclease MazF has product MSSEVYVPDRGDVVWLRFNPQVGHEQAGTRPALVLSPKLYNGKVGLALMCPITSKTKGYPFEVPLPDELNVSGVILADQIKSLDWRARKAEFFCKVPEEIVAEVQAKIHVLIF; this is encoded by the coding sequence GTGAGTTCTGAAGTTTACGTTCCCGACCGCGGAGATGTTGTTTGGCTCCGGTTTAATCCCCAGGTTGGACATGAACAGGCCGGCACACGACCGGCATTGGTTTTGTCACCCAAACTATATAACGGGAAGGTCGGTTTGGCCTTAATGTGCCCTATAACTTCAAAGACAAAAGGTTATCCTTTTGAGGTGCCATTACCTGACGAGTTAAATGTCTCCGGTGTAATTCTAGCAGATCAGATTAAGAGCCTCGATTGGCGGGCGCGAAAGGCAGAATTTTTCTGTAAGGTTCCCGAGGAAATAGTAGCGGAAGTCCAGGCTAAAATTCATGTGTTGATTTTTTGA
- a CDS encoding AbrB/MazE/SpoVT family DNA-binding domain-containing protein — MQSRVTKWGNSLGIRIPRTLAEKIGLREGTPVDFEIKDNAIIIRRKRCSLDMLLSQVTPQNVHHEISTGHPVGREIW, encoded by the coding sequence ATGCAATCCCGCGTTACAAAGTGGGGGAACAGTCTGGGTATCCGCATTCCCAGAACACTCGCGGAAAAAATTGGTCTGAGAGAGGGTACGCCGGTTGATTTTGAAATTAAAGATAATGCTATTATAATTCGCCGCAAGCGTTGCAGCCTGGATATGCTTCTGTCCCAGGTTACCCCCCAGAACGTCCATCACGAAATTAGTACCGGGCATCCGGTTGGGCGTGAAATCTGGTGA
- a CDS encoding ribonuclease J, translating to MAKEPKLALIPLGGLGEIGKNMMAVRFGENILVIDCGLMFPEEEMLGIDVVIPDITYLLENKDAVRGIVLTHGHEDHIGALPYVLKQLNVPIYGTRLTLGLLQGKLKEQGVAGEANLQVVKPRDTVTIGPFKVEFIRVSHSIPDAVAVAIHTPVGVIVHTGDFKIDQTPVDGEVTDFYRFAQLGERGVLVLLSDSTNVERPGYTMSERMVGTTFDETFRQAKERIIVATFASNVHRLQQAITTAHRYDRKVAVIGRSMINVINIAHELGYLHIPEGTLVELEEANRLPKNKVVFLCTGSQGEPMSALTRMALGDHRQVEILPGDTIIVSATPIPGNEKLVARIIDQLFKQGAHVIYEAVSGIHVSGHPSQEELKLMINLVKPRFFVPVHGEYRMLIKHADLARSMGIPAENIFVAENGQVLEFTRRSGRIAGRVTAGRVLVDGLGVGDVGNIVLRDRRQLSQDGILIVVVTINRELGQVMAGPDIVSRGFVYVRESEQLMEEARQRVKEALEKCNDRGLSEWAAIKAQVRDVLGKFLYEKTRRRPMILPIIMEV from the coding sequence TTGGCCAAGGAACCAAAACTGGCTCTGATCCCCCTCGGGGGACTAGGTGAGATCGGGAAAAACATGATGGCGGTGAGGTTCGGGGAAAATATTCTGGTTATAGACTGCGGTTTAATGTTTCCGGAGGAAGAGATGTTGGGGATCGACGTGGTGATCCCCGATATCACTTATCTCCTGGAAAATAAAGATGCTGTGCGCGGTATAGTGCTTACCCACGGACACGAGGATCACATCGGTGCCCTGCCTTATGTACTGAAGCAGTTGAACGTGCCCATCTACGGGACCAGGCTTACCCTGGGTTTGCTCCAGGGTAAGCTTAAGGAACAAGGGGTGGCCGGCGAGGCAAATTTGCAGGTGGTTAAGCCCCGGGATACGGTGACGATCGGTCCTTTCAAAGTAGAATTTATCCGGGTGTCCCACAGTATTCCTGATGCGGTAGCCGTGGCCATTCATACGCCGGTTGGAGTTATTGTGCACACCGGGGACTTTAAAATCGATCAAACCCCCGTGGACGGAGAGGTTACCGACTTTTATCGCTTCGCCCAATTAGGGGAACGGGGCGTGCTGGTATTGCTTTCTGACAGCACCAACGTGGAGCGACCCGGTTATACCATGTCGGAACGGATGGTTGGGACTACCTTTGATGAAACCTTCCGGCAGGCTAAAGAGCGCATCATTGTAGCCACCTTTGCTTCCAATGTGCACCGCTTGCAGCAGGCCATTACCACCGCCCACCGTTACGACCGCAAGGTGGCGGTGATTGGCCGCAGTATGATTAATGTGATCAACATAGCCCACGAATTGGGTTATCTTCATATTCCCGAAGGAACCCTGGTAGAACTGGAGGAAGCCAACCGTCTACCTAAAAATAAAGTGGTCTTTTTGTGTACGGGTAGCCAGGGTGAGCCCATGTCAGCTCTTACCAGGATGGCCCTGGGGGACCACCGGCAGGTGGAAATTCTTCCTGGCGATACCATCATTGTTTCCGCCACTCCCATTCCGGGCAACGAAAAGCTGGTGGCGCGGATTATCGATCAACTGTTCAAGCAGGGTGCTCATGTCATCTATGAGGCGGTTTCGGGCATTCACGTGAGCGGCCATCCAAGCCAGGAAGAGCTTAAACTGATGATCAACCTGGTCAAGCCCCGGTTTTTCGTGCCGGTGCATGGCGAGTACCGCATGTTGATCAAACATGCGGATCTGGCCCGCAGTATGGGTATTCCGGCGGAAAATATTTTTGTGGCTGAGAACGGCCAGGTACTGGAGTTTACCCGGCGTTCCGGTCGTATTGCCGGGCGGGTAACGGCCGGGCGCGTGCTGGTGGATGGTTTGGGCGTGGGTGATGTGGGTAACATTGTACTGCGGGACCGCAGGCAGCTTTCCCAGGACGGGATCCTGATCGTGGTCGTGACCATTAATCGCGAATTGGGCCAGGTTATGGCCGGGCCGGATATTGTTTCCAGGGGCTTTGTTTATGTGCGGGAGTCCGAGCAATTGATGGAAGAAGCCAGGCAAAGGGTCAAGGAGGCCCTGGAAAAATGCAACGATCGGGGTCTTTCGGAATGGGCGGCTATTAAGGCACAGGTAAGAGATGTGTTAGGGAAGTTCCTCTATGAAAAAACAAGGAGAAGGCCCATGATTTTACCCATCATCATGGAAGTATGA
- the dapA gene encoding 4-hydroxy-tetrahydrodipicolinate synthase — protein sequence MAVDFGRVLTAMVTPFGKDLAVDFQQARKLARYLVQSGSDGLVVCGTTGESPSLTRDEKIELFRVVVEEVGGQATVIAGTGTYNTAESITLTQMAEKVGVDGVMLVAPYYNKPSQDGLYEHFKAVANSTNLPVMLYNIPGRTGVNVLPATVARLAQIENIVAIKEASGSLDQVSELRRSLPDDFAIYSGDDSLTLPMMALGAKGVVSVCSHVVGLRIKEMVNAFTAGNTTLATQIHLELFPVFKTMFITTNPVPIKAALNLLGYQVGAPRLPLVEATAQEKETIKNVLASLKLI from the coding sequence TTGGCCGTTGATTTTGGGCGTGTGCTCACCGCCATGGTGACGCCCTTTGGTAAGGATCTGGCGGTGGATTTCCAGCAAGCCAGAAAGCTGGCCCGTTATCTGGTACAATCAGGTTCCGATGGACTGGTAGTCTGCGGTACTACTGGTGAATCTCCCAGCCTGACCAGGGACGAGAAGATCGAGCTCTTCCGGGTGGTGGTGGAAGAGGTTGGCGGGCAGGCTACGGTAATTGCCGGAACCGGGACCTACAACACTGCCGAGAGCATCACTCTCACCCAGATGGCCGAAAAAGTGGGCGTGGACGGCGTAATGCTCGTGGCGCCTTATTACAACAAGCCGTCCCAGGACGGGTTATATGAGCATTTTAAGGCCGTTGCCAACAGTACCAATCTTCCGGTAATGCTTTACAACATTCCCGGCCGCACGGGGGTCAACGTTCTGCCGGCAACGGTGGCCCGGCTGGCCCAAATCGAGAACATTGTAGCAATCAAAGAGGCATCCGGCAGCCTGGACCAGGTCAGTGAATTGCGCCGGTCTCTACCCGATGATTTTGCCATTTACAGCGGCGATGATTCCCTGACCCTGCCCATGATGGCTTTAGGGGCCAAGGGTGTGGTCAGCGTTTGCTCCCATGTGGTGGGGCTGCGGATTAAGGAAATGGTCAATGCCTTTACGGCCGGAAACACGACCCTGGCCACGCAGATTCACCTGGAACTTTTCCCTGTTTTCAAGACCATGTTCATCACTACCAACCCGGTGCCCATAAAAGCAGCCCTCAATTTACTGGGCTATCAGGTGGGGGCGCCCCGTTTGCCCCTGGTCGAAGCTACGGCCCAGGAAAAGGAAACCATTAAAAACGTGCTGGCCAGCTTGAAGTTGATTTAA
- the dapG gene encoding aspartate kinase, whose product MKFLVQKFGGTSVATPQGREMVAAKVVAAKEEGYMPVVVVSAMGRNGDPYATDTLINMVKQINRNISPREMDLLMSCGEIISGVVMVATLEKMGHPAVFLTGAQAGIITDNNFTEARILRVKPEAVLKHAREGKIVVVAGFQGISEEGEITTLGRGGSDTTAAALGVAINAEYVDIYTDVDGIMTADPRIVSDAVAREMVTYDEICQLAHEGAKVVHPRAVEIVMQKNIPLRVKSTFSDAPGTLVTSSGEVYKGTIDITRDRTITGITQIPNVVQFKVNTDGGPEGLKQQRRLFKGLALAGISLDFINVYPDQVVFTVKEEVAEKAAQVLENTGFVAEIIPGCAKVAAVGAGMTGVPGVMASIVDALAKENIPILQSSDSHTTIWVLVRQEDMERAVRALHRQFISGA is encoded by the coding sequence ATGAAGTTTTTAGTGCAAAAATTTGGTGGTACATCCGTAGCCACGCCACAAGGGCGGGAGATGGTAGCCGCCAAGGTGGTGGCGGCGAAGGAAGAGGGTTATATGCCGGTAGTGGTGGTTTCGGCCATGGGGCGCAATGGGGATCCCTATGCTACCGATACCCTGATCAATATGGTCAAGCAAATCAACCGGAATATTTCTCCCCGGGAAATGGATTTGCTTATGTCCTGTGGTGAGATTATTTCCGGTGTGGTAATGGTGGCCACCCTGGAAAAAATGGGTCACCCGGCAGTTTTTCTTACCGGTGCCCAGGCTGGAATTATTACCGATAACAACTTTACCGAGGCAAGAATCCTTCGGGTTAAACCCGAGGCCGTCTTAAAACACGCCCGGGAGGGCAAGATAGTGGTGGTGGCCGGTTTCCAGGGGATCAGCGAGGAAGGTGAGATTACCACCCTGGGCCGGGGGGGCAGTGACACCACCGCTGCAGCCCTGGGAGTAGCCATTAATGCCGAGTATGTTGATATTTATACCGATGTGGATGGGATTATGACTGCCGACCCCCGCATCGTGAGCGATGCCGTGGCCAGAGAGATGGTCACCTACGACGAAATCTGCCAACTTGCCCATGAAGGAGCCAAGGTGGTGCATCCCCGGGCGGTGGAAATAGTGATGCAAAAAAATATTCCCCTGCGGGTGAAATCTACTTTTAGCGATGCTCCCGGCACACTGGTGACCAGTTCCGGTGAAGTGTATAAGGGAACCATTGATATCACCAGGGACCGGACAATTACGGGCATCACCCAAATTCCCAACGTAGTCCAGTTTAAAGTAAACACAGACGGAGGTCCGGAAGGTTTAAAACAGCAGCGCCGGTTGTTCAAGGGCCTGGCCCTGGCGGGCATTAGCCTTGATTTTATTAACGTTTATCCTGATCAGGTGGTATTTACCGTTAAGGAGGAGGTAGCCGAGAAAGCCGCCCAGGTGCTGGAGAACACGGGCTTTGTCGCGGAGATTATACCGGGTTGTGCTAAAGTAGCGGCCGTGGGTGCCGGCATGACCGGTGTTCCCGGGGTGATGGCCTCAATAGTGGATGCCCTGGCCAAGGAAAATATTCCCATTTTGCAGTCCAGCGATTCCCACACTACCATCTGGGTATTGGTCAGGCAGGAGGATATGGAAAGGGCTGTGCGGGCACTGCATCGTCAGTTTATCAGTGGCGCATAG
- a CDS encoding aspartate-semialdehyde dehydrogenase, translated as MYNVVVVGASGAVGQEILKVLEERNFPVGELKLCATSRSAGKQMVFRGRTYTVEETSVDSFAGMDIALFAGGAASKEFGPAAVERGCVVIDNSSNFRLDPQVPLVVPEVNPEDVKWHQGIIANPNCSTIIMVVPLKAIKDVAGIKRVVVSTYQAVSGAGMEAIEELTAQTRAVLDGRDYPPKVFPYQIAFNLIPHIDVFQEMDYTKEEWKMVKETRKILHDDQLAITATTVRVPVYRSHSESVNVETIEKLTSRKAREVLASFPGIVVLDNPAQKEYPMPLFCSHRDEVFVGRIREDNSIERGLNLWVVADQLRKGAATNAVQIAELLIKYRCLRGRQ; from the coding sequence TTGTACAATGTAGTGGTTGTTGGTGCCTCCGGTGCGGTGGGGCAGGAAATTTTAAAGGTGCTGGAAGAAAGAAACTTTCCCGTGGGAGAACTGAAACTGTGCGCCACCAGCCGTTCGGCCGGAAAGCAAATGGTCTTCCGGGGCAGGACTTACACGGTGGAGGAAACCAGCGTTGACTCCTTTGCCGGTATGGATATCGCCCTTTTTGCCGGCGGGGCCGCCAGTAAAGAGTTCGGTCCGGCGGCGGTAGAACGGGGCTGTGTGGTGATTGACAACAGCAGCAATTTCCGGCTGGATCCCCAGGTTCCCCTGGTGGTGCCCGAGGTGAATCCGGAAGATGTCAAGTGGCACCAGGGGATTATTGCCAACCCGAACTGTTCCACTATCATCATGGTAGTTCCTTTAAAGGCAATTAAAGATGTGGCGGGAATCAAGCGGGTGGTGGTTTCCACCTATCAAGCCGTTTCCGGTGCCGGCATGGAGGCCATTGAGGAGCTGACCGCCCAAACCAGGGCCGTACTGGATGGCCGTGATTACCCGCCGAAAGTTTTTCCTTATCAAATAGCTTTTAACCTCATTCCCCACATTGATGTATTCCAGGAGATGGACTATACTAAAGAAGAGTGGAAGATGGTAAAGGAAACCCGGAAGATTCTCCATGATGACCAGCTGGCCATTACGGCTACTACCGTACGGGTTCCGGTTTACCGCAGTCATTCCGAATCGGTCAATGTGGAAACCATAGAAAAGCTGACCTCACGGAAGGCCAGGGAGGTGCTGGCCAGTTTCCCGGGTATCGTGGTCCTGGATAACCCGGCCCAGAAAGAATATCCCATGCCCCTCTTCTGTTCCCACCGGGATGAAGTCTTTGTAGGCCGCATCCGGGAGGATAATTCCATCGAGCGGGGGCTTAACCTCTGGGTAGTGGCAGATCAGCTGCGCAAGGGCGCAGCCACCAATGCGGTGCAAATTGCTGAATTGCTGATTAAATACCGTTGTCTTCGGGGGAGGCAGTAA
- a CDS encoding dipicolinate synthase subunit B, with the protein MRLKDVRVGFAVTGSHCTLDEVMVQVENLVREGAIVYPIISAVVDGTDTKYGSAQKWKDLLGKITGHAPINSITGAEPIGPGKLLDVVVVAPCTGNTLAKLANGITDGPVLMAIKAHLRNLRPVVLAISTNDGLSMNARNLGLLLNTKNIYLVPFGQDNPLEKPNSLKAKMDLIVDTVLYALEGKQIQPVLVNVS; encoded by the coding sequence ATGCGCTTGAAAGATGTACGCGTGGGTTTTGCCGTTACCGGTTCCCACTGTACTCTGGATGAAGTTATGGTCCAGGTCGAGAACCTGGTCAGGGAAGGTGCTATTGTTTACCCCATCATCAGCGCAGTGGTGGATGGCACCGATACCAAATATGGTTCGGCCCAGAAGTGGAAGGATCTTCTAGGGAAAATCACCGGTCATGCGCCCATAAACAGCATTACAGGGGCTGAACCCATCGGGCCGGGCAAGCTTTTAGACGTGGTGGTGGTGGCGCCGTGTACGGGGAATACGCTGGCCAAGCTGGCCAACGGTATTACCGACGGCCCGGTGCTGATGGCCATCAAAGCCCACCTGCGCAACCTGCGTCCGGTGGTTCTGGCCATTTCCACCAACGACGGGTTGAGCATGAACGCCAGGAATCTGGGTTTGCTTTTAAATACCAAGAATATTTACCTGGTGCCTTTTGGCCAGGATAATCCGCTTGAGAAACCCAATTCTCTGAAGGCAAAGATGGACCTCATTGTCGACACTGTTCTCTATGCCCTGGAGGGGAAGCAGATACAGCCTGTGCTCGTGAATGTGTCGTGA
- the dpsA gene encoding dipicolinate synthase subunit DpsA: MQPDLHGVTLAVLGGDAREKILVERLAVLGAHLKVVGVPVEGKNITPCREISRALAGANALILPVPGIDNQGRIHTVYLDQPLVLWEDHLALLVPGSPVLVGMARPKLKEMTARANLRLIELMEIDEVAILNSIPSAEGAIQVAMERLPITIHGSNSVVLGFGRTGTTLARMLHALGARTVVVARNPAQRARAFEMGLGTADLPELPAVAAGADVIFNTIPALVLDERVLLQVRPGTLILDLASSPGGTDFEVARRLGITALLLPGLPGRVAPKTAGEILARVVPRLLAEQLAL, encoded by the coding sequence ATGCAGCCAGATCTGCACGGGGTGACATTGGCCGTACTTGGCGGTGATGCCAGGGAGAAGATCCTGGTTGAACGGCTGGCGGTATTAGGGGCACACCTGAAAGTGGTAGGAGTACCAGTTGAGGGGAAGAATATCACTCCCTGTAGGGAAATCTCCCGGGCACTGGCCGGAGCCAACGCTTTGATTTTGCCCGTGCCCGGGATCGACAACCAGGGTCGTATTCACACGGTATACCTGGACCAGCCGCTGGTTTTGTGGGAGGATCATCTAGCCCTGTTGGTCCCTGGCTCGCCGGTCTTGGTAGGCATGGCCAGGCCAAAGCTCAAGGAAATGACGGCCCGGGCAAACCTCCGTCTAATTGAGCTAATGGAAATTGATGAAGTAGCCATATTAAATTCCATTCCTTCCGCCGAAGGGGCTATCCAGGTGGCCATGGAGAGGCTGCCCATCACTATCCACGGCAGTAACTCCGTTGTGCTGGGTTTTGGGCGGACCGGTACCACTCTGGCCCGCATGTTGCATGCCCTGGGGGCCCGCACCGTGGTGGTAGCCCGTAATCCTGCCCAGCGGGCCAGGGCCTTTGAGATGGGGCTGGGAACTGCCGATTTACCTGAACTTCCGGCCGTAGCAGCAGGGGCAGACGTTATTTTCAATACCATACCGGCCCTGGTGTTAGACGAGCGGGTCCTTTTGCAGGTACGGCCCGGCACTTTAATTCTAGATCTGGCTTCTTCCCCCGGCGGCACCGATTTTGAGGTTGCCCGGCGGCTTGGTATTACTGCCCTTTTGCTTCCCGGATTACCCGGCAGGGTAGCACCGAAGACCGCCGGGGAAATCCTGGCCAGGGTTGTTCCCCGGCTGCTGGCCGAACAATTGGCCCTCTAG
- the dapB gene encoding 4-hydroxy-tetrahydrodipicolinate reductase: MIRVVVAGAYGRMGREVLKTVWQAEDMVLVGAVDVRGEGQDVGPLWGAPEVGVTLQGELDKVLAETRPDVMVDFTTPDVVAENIKTALHHGVRPVVGTTGMSSRELEEIRALAGELKLGCVIAPNFAIGAVLMIRFAAEAARYLPHVEIIELHHDQKLDAPSGTAIKTAEVVAAARGDFRQGLPTEVEKIPGARGGSFDGGIRIHSVRLPGLVAHQEVIFGGLGQTLSIRHDSISRESFMPGVLLAIRRVMHLEGVVYGLENLLFE; this comes from the coding sequence TTGATCAGGGTTGTCGTTGCAGGTGCGTACGGCCGGATGGGCCGGGAAGTCTTGAAGACCGTGTGGCAGGCTGAGGACATGGTCCTGGTGGGAGCAGTGGATGTGCGGGGAGAAGGCCAGGATGTGGGCCCCCTGTGGGGTGCTCCGGAGGTGGGGGTAACCCTGCAGGGGGAACTGGACAAAGTGCTGGCGGAAACCCGCCCCGATGTAATGGTCGACTTTACCACCCCCGACGTGGTGGCGGAGAATATTAAAACGGCCCTCCATCACGGCGTGCGTCCGGTGGTGGGTACCACCGGAATGAGTAGCAGGGAACTGGAAGAAATCCGTGCCCTGGCCGGAGAACTCAAGCTGGGTTGCGTGATTGCTCCCAACTTTGCCATCGGGGCAGTTTTGATGATCCGTTTTGCCGCTGAAGCGGCCAGGTACCTGCCCCATGTGGAAATTATTGAATTGCACCACGATCAAAAGCTGGATGCCCCTTCGGGTACCGCCATCAAAACTGCCGAAGTAGTGGCGGCTGCGCGGGGAGATTTCCGTCAGGGTTTGCCCACGGAAGTGGAAAAAATCCCTGGTGCCCGTGGCGGCTCCTTTGACGGGGGTATCCGTATCCATAGTGTGCGCCTGCCGGGGTTGGTGGCCCATCAGGAGGTCATCTTCGGCGGCCTGGGGCAAACCTTGAGCATCAGGCACGACTCCATCTCCCGGGAATCATTTATGCCCGGTGTGCTGTTAGCCATTCGCCGGGTGATGCATCTGGAGGGAGTGGTTTACGGGCTGGAAAACCTGCTTTTCGAATAA
- a CDS encoding YlmC/YmxH family sporulation protein has protein sequence MRLTELAGKEIVNIYDGARLGVVGESDVAIDIETGQVQSIILPRRGNPISFWFDRQQLVIPWEAVRKIGSEVIIVDLDQANLNLRRYSL, from the coding sequence GTGAGATTAACCGAACTGGCCGGTAAGGAAATAGTAAATATCTATGACGGCGCTCGTTTGGGCGTAGTGGGGGAAAGCGATGTGGCCATCGATATTGAGACCGGGCAGGTGCAATCCATTATTTTGCCCCGCCGGGGCAATCCCATCAGCTTCTGGTTTGATCGCCAGCAATTGGTAATTCCCTGGGAGGCCGTACGCAAAATTGGCAGCGAGGTTATTATTGTGGACTTGGATCAAGCCAACCTCAACCTGCGCCGGTATTCACTGTAA
- a CDS encoding M16 family metallopeptidase, whose amino-acid sequence MFQTVRLENGVTILTEAITHVRSVVLGIWVNVGSRDESTAVAGISHFIEHLMFKGTGRRTARDIAEALDAVGGQLNAFTTKEYTCYYARVLDEHFDLALDILQDMLFHSRFAAGDIDRERNVILEEIKMYEDAPDELVHDVFATTIWQGHELGRPVIGTAEVICRLSREEILDYYRRHYQPQNLVVAVAGNIDHDRVVEKLRPIFEPLRGERVTRKLVRPVPQRQITCRAKDTEQVHLCVGVPGLPLNHERIYVFQVVNTILGGGISSRLFQEIREQRGLVYSIYSYHSSYHDAGLFCIYAGLSKENVPAVMDLIFKEIRDIQQNGVKSEELHRAKEQIIGNLWLSLESVSTRMSRLAKSQLYLGKVVPPEEIVDRVKKVSVEDVRELAREMLNPESFAIATVGPWEDCSTLEAAVKKIA is encoded by the coding sequence TTGTTTCAAACCGTCAGGTTGGAGAACGGAGTCACGATTCTTACCGAAGCCATTACCCATGTACGATCGGTGGTTTTGGGGATATGGGTAAATGTGGGTTCCCGGGATGAAAGCACGGCTGTAGCGGGCATTTCCCATTTTATCGAGCACCTTATGTTTAAGGGCACCGGGCGCCGCACGGCCCGGGACATTGCGGAGGCCCTGGATGCCGTGGGGGGGCAGCTAAACGCCTTTACCACCAAAGAATACACCTGTTATTACGCCCGGGTCCTGGATGAGCATTTTGACCTGGCCCTGGATATTTTGCAGGATATGTTGTTTCATTCCCGCTTTGCCGCCGGGGACATTGACCGGGAGCGAAATGTGATTCTGGAAGAGATCAAGATGTACGAAGATGCCCCGGACGAGCTGGTCCATGATGTTTTTGCCACCACCATCTGGCAGGGGCACGAGCTGGGACGGCCGGTTATCGGTACCGCCGAGGTTATTTGCCGGCTTTCCCGGGAAGAAATTCTGGACTATTACCGGCGGCATTACCAACCGCAAAATCTGGTGGTGGCCGTGGCGGGGAACATTGATCATGACCGGGTCGTGGAAAAGTTACGACCCATTTTTGAACCGTTAAGGGGGGAGCGGGTGACCCGCAAACTGGTGCGTCCCGTTCCCCAGCGGCAGATAACCTGCCGGGCCAAGGACACGGAACAGGTTCACCTGTGTGTGGGTGTGCCGGGTCTGCCTCTAAACCACGAGCGGATTTACGTGTTTCAGGTGGTTAATACCATCCTTGGCGGGGGCATCAGTTCCCGTCTATTTCAGGAAATAAGAGAACAGCGGGGACTGGTGTATTCCATTTATTCCTATCACAGTTCCTATCATGATGCGGGGTTGTTTTGTATTTATGCCGGCTTAAGCAAGGAAAATGTGCCGGCGGTCATGGACCTGATTTTCAAGGAAATCAGGGATATCCAGCAAAACGGGGTTAAAAGCGAAGAGCTGCACCGGGCCAAGGAGCAGATTATCGGTAATCTATGGTTGAGCCTGGAAAGTGTAAGCACCCGGATGAGCAGGCTGGCCAAGTCCCAGCTTTACCTGGGTAAAGTGGTGCCACCGGAGGAAATAGTTGACCGGGTGAAGAAGGTCAGCGTGGAGGATGTCCGGGAACTTGCCCGTGAAATGCTCAATCCCGAATCCTTTGCCATTGCCACCGTGGGCCCCTGGGAAGACTGCAGTACCCTGGAGGCGGCCGTGAAAAAGATTGCGTGA
- a CDS encoding D-alanyl-D-alanine carboxypeptidase family protein, giving the protein MLSRLIFSLLLLVGYLGGYNIPVALAAGPQPALPVFLNLGELPVSSFSGQEPPRVTADAAVLMEASTGQVLFAKNAHQPRPPASTTKILTALLAIEGGRLDQVVTVSSRAAAVGESSMHLFPGQRLTLEQLLYGALLRSGNDACVAIAEHIAGSEGNFVFLMNLKARELGARHSHFCNPHGLPAQGHFSSAYDLALLTRYALKNPTFRALVSTRYRGFLNPPWGEYHLHNTNRLLWSYQGADGVKTGTTSEAGMCLVASASREGRQLISVVLHSDDRYGDTMALLDYGFTCFKNMTVAKAGQACRRVLVTDGVIFAVPLVSDRNIAVAVPVHRPPAVEKRFNAPAGFTAPLPKALPVGSLEVLVEGEPVARARLLTGRSVERLPAYKLWWKKLRAMPPGVNIS; this is encoded by the coding sequence GTGCTTTCCCGGTTGATTTTTTCTTTGCTCCTTTTGGTGGGGTATCTTGGGGGATACAACATTCCCGTGGCGCTGGCCGCCGGGCCCCAGCCCGCTCTCCCGGTGTTTTTAAATTTAGGGGAATTACCCGTTTCTTCTTTTTCCGGGCAGGAGCCTCCCCGGGTCACTGCCGATGCGGCGGTGCTTATGGAAGCCTCCACCGGACAGGTTCTCTTCGCTAAAAATGCCCATCAGCCGCGCCCGCCGGCCAGCACCACCAAGATTCTCACTGCCCTGCTGGCCATTGAAGGAGGCCGGCTGGATCAGGTGGTTACAGTCAGCTCCCGGGCGGCGGCGGTGGGGGAGAGCAGCATGCACCTGTTCCCCGGCCAGCGCCTTACCCTGGAGCAACTCCTGTACGGGGCCCTCTTGCGTTCGGGAAATGATGCCTGTGTGGCCATTGCCGAACATATTGCCGGCAGTGAAGGTAATTTTGTTTTCCTTATGAACCTGAAGGCCCGGGAACTGGGCGCCCGCCATAGCCATTTCTGCAACCCCCATGGCTTACCAGCCCAGGGCCATTTCTCATCAGCCTATGATCTGGCCTTATTGACCAGGTATGCCCTGAAAAATCCCACCTTTAGGGCACTGGTGTCCACCCGTTACCGCGGTTTTTTAAACCCCCCCTGGGGGGAATATCACCTGCACAATACCAATCGCCTGCTGTGGAGCTACCAGGGGGCCGACGGGGTAAAAACCGGTACTACCAGTGAGGCTGGCATGTGCCTGGTTGCCTCGGCCAGCCGGGAAGGCCGGCAGTTAATCAGCGTGGTGTTGCACAGCGATGATCGCTATGGCGATACCATGGCCCTTTTGGATTACGGGTTCACCTGCTTTAAAAACATGACCGTGGCAAAAGCCGGCCAGGCTTGCCGGCGTGTTCTGGTAACCGATGGTGTTATTTTTGCAGTGCCCCTGGTCAGCGACCGCAACATTGCGGTAGCTGTGCCGGTGCACCGTCCACCGGCCGTGGAAAAGCGTTTTAACGCGCCGGCCGGCTTTACTGCACCGCTTCCTAAAGCCTTACCGGTGGGTAGTTTGGAGGTTTTGGTAGAGGGTGAACCGGTGGCCCGGGCCCGCCTTTTAACCGGTCGTTCTGTGGAAAGGCTGCCCGCTTACAAGTTGTGGTGGAAAAAACTGCGTGCCATGCCCCCGGGTGTTAATATTTCTTGA